A single region of the Acidobacteriota bacterium genome encodes:
- a CDS encoding squalene/phytoene synthase family protein, whose product MIRSPNLERLLRDVSRSFYLTLAILPRAIKPQLRLAYLLARATDTVADTEGVPAGRRREILAAMGAAIRDCGAGRRAAAPDLAELLARPGPTEGERRLLRHFGEVLGRLRDFDAEDRAEIAGVLETITAGQDADLLRFGGCGPDRIGALDSDEELQLYTYRVAGCVGEFWTSLCLRRLFPGAVADRERLLEDAVRFGRGLQLVNILRDLPKDLAAGRCYIPSRRMAKYGLRPADILDARYWRLFRPLYARYLGEAEEHLAAGWRYTTALPFRSVRVRLASAWPLLIGVRTLGLLRSAEVTGGAARVKVGRGAVRGLLLRSLLLYPFRAKWDRLFDEARALTSAPPPGGSENGAPPPPARPR is encoded by the coding sequence ATGATCCGATCGCCCAACCTCGAGCGCCTGCTGCGGGACGTGTCCCGCTCCTTTTACCTGACGCTCGCCATCCTCCCGCGCGCCATCAAACCCCAGCTGCGGCTGGCCTACCTGCTGGCGCGGGCGACCGATACGGTCGCCGACACCGAGGGGGTCCCCGCCGGCCGCCGCCGCGAGATCCTCGCCGCCATGGGCGCCGCCATCCGTGACTGCGGCGCGGGACGCCGGGCGGCGGCCCCCGATCTCGCGGAGCTCCTCGCCCGCCCGGGCCCGACGGAGGGGGAGCGGCGGCTGCTGCGCCATTTCGGGGAGGTGCTCGGGAGGCTGCGGGATTTCGACGCCGAGGACCGGGCCGAGATCGCCGGGGTGCTCGAAACAATCACGGCCGGCCAGGACGCGGACCTGCTGCGCTTCGGCGGTTGCGGACCGGACCGGATCGGGGCGCTCGATTCGGACGAGGAGCTGCAGCTGTACACCTACCGGGTCGCCGGCTGCGTGGGGGAGTTCTGGACCAGCCTCTGCCTCCGCCGTCTCTTCCCCGGCGCGGTCGCGGACCGCGAGCGGTTGCTCGAGGACGCCGTCCGCTTCGGCAGGGGGCTGCAGCTGGTCAACATCCTGCGCGACCTGCCGAAGGACCTGGCCGCGGGGCGCTGCTACATCCCCTCCCGGCGCATGGCGAAATACGGGCTGCGGCCCGCGGATATCCTCGACGCGCGCTACTGGCGCCTCTTCCGCCCCCTTTACGCCCGCTACCTCGGGGAGGCGGAGGAGCACCTCGCCGCCGGCTGGCGCTACACCACCGCGCTCCCCTTCCGGAGCGTCCGGGTCCGGCTGGCCTCGGCCTGGCCGCTCCTGATCGGAGTCCGGACCCTCGGCCTCCTCCGCTCGGCCGAGGTGACGGGCGGAGCCGCCCGGGTGAAGGTCGGCCGCGGCGCCGTCCGGGGCCTCCTCCTCCGCTCCCTCCTCCTCTACCCTTTCCGCGCGAAATGGGACCGCCTTTTCGACGAGGCCCGCGCCCTCACTTCCGCCCCTCCGCCAGGAGGGTCTGAAAATGGGGCGCCTCCTCCTCCCGCGCGACCACGCTGA
- the rnhA gene encoding ribonuclease HI, whose protein sequence is MEIFTDGACRRNPGPGGYGVVLLYESRRRELSGGFRLTTNNRMEILAAIAGLEALKEPCRVRLYSDSQYLVNAIEKGWAARWRAAGWKRNSREKAVNPDLWERLLELCRVHRVEFLWVRGHAGHPENERCDRLATAAADAPDLGVDEGYERSPS, encoded by the coding sequence GTGGAGATCTTTACCGACGGGGCCTGCCGCCGCAATCCCGGCCCGGGGGGCTACGGCGTGGTGCTCCTCTACGAGTCCCGCCGCCGGGAGCTTTCGGGCGGCTTCCGGCTGACGACCAACAACCGGATGGAAATCCTGGCCGCCATCGCGGGCCTGGAGGCCCTGAAGGAACCGTGCCGCGTCCGCCTCTACAGCGACAGCCAGTACCTCGTCAACGCGATCGAGAAGGGGTGGGCCGCCCGCTGGCGCGCCGCCGGCTGGAAGCGCAACAGCCGGGAGAAGGCGGTCAACCCCGACCTCTGGGAGCGCCTGCTGGAGCTCTGCCGCGTCCACCGGGTCGAGTTCCTCTGGGTGCGCGGGCACGCGGGCCATCCCGAGAACGAGCGCTGCGACCGGCTGGCGACCGCCGCGGCCGACGCGCCCGACCTCGGCGTGGACGAGGGGTACGAGCGCTCCCCGTCCTAG
- a CDS encoding adenosylhomocysteinase — protein MSSTTKAPAPGKTGDFAVADLTLADWGRREIGVAEREMPGLVAVRAKYGPGRPLAGARITGSLHMTIETAVLIETLAALGASVRWASCNIFSTQDQAAAAIAATGVPVFAFKGESLEEYWDFTLRALTHPGGEGPHLVVDDGGDATLLLHKGYEMEQGSGWVDSRSESREEEAIKALLKRCAAERPGWFTRAAAGWKGVSEETTTGVHRLYQMLEAGRLLVPAVNVNDSVTKSKFDNLYGCRESLADGLKRALGVMIAGKTAVVCGYGDVGKGSAHSLRGFGARVIVTEIDPINALQAAMEGFEVTRIEETFAEGDIYVTCTGNCDVITVDHMLAMKDQAIVCNIGHFDNEIQVERLNRAPGVAKVPIKPQVDRYDLPSGSSIYLLAEGRLVNLGCAEGHPSFVMSNSFTNQVLAQLDLWEHREEYRPGVYRLPKKLDEEVARLHLEKIGVKLTRLSPKQAAYIGVPVEGPYKPEHYRY, from the coding sequence ATGTCAAGTACGACGAAGGCCCCGGCACCGGGGAAAACGGGCGACTTCGCGGTCGCGGACCTCACCCTGGCCGACTGGGGCCGCAGGGAGATCGGGGTGGCCGAGCGGGAGATGCCGGGACTCGTGGCCGTGCGGGCGAAATACGGCCCGGGCCGGCCGCTCGCCGGCGCCCGGATCACCGGCTCGCTGCACATGACCATCGAAACCGCCGTCCTGATCGAAACCCTGGCCGCGCTCGGCGCGAGCGTGCGCTGGGCCAGCTGCAACATCTTCAGCACCCAGGACCAGGCGGCGGCCGCCATCGCCGCCACGGGAGTCCCGGTGTTCGCCTTCAAGGGGGAGAGCCTGGAGGAATACTGGGACTTCACCCTGCGCGCGCTCACCCACCCCGGGGGGGAGGGCCCCCACCTGGTGGTCGACGACGGCGGCGACGCCACGCTCCTGCTGCACAAGGGGTACGAGATGGAGCAGGGGAGCGGCTGGGTGGACAGCAGGAGCGAGAGCCGTGAGGAGGAGGCGATCAAGGCCCTGCTCAAGCGCTGCGCCGCCGAGCGCCCGGGCTGGTTCACCCGCGCGGCCGCCGGCTGGAAGGGAGTGAGCGAGGAGACCACCACCGGGGTCCACCGCCTCTACCAGATGCTGGAGGCGGGCCGGCTGCTCGTCCCCGCCGTCAACGTGAACGACAGCGTCACCAAGTCGAAATTCGACAACCTCTACGGCTGCCGTGAATCGCTGGCCGACGGCCTCAAGCGCGCCCTCGGGGTGATGATCGCCGGCAAGACCGCCGTCGTCTGCGGCTACGGCGACGTGGGGAAGGGGAGCGCGCATTCCCTGCGCGGCTTCGGCGCCCGCGTCATCGTCACCGAAATCGATCCCATCAACGCGCTGCAGGCGGCCATGGAGGGGTTCGAGGTCACCCGCATCGAGGAAACCTTCGCCGAGGGGGACATCTACGTCACCTGCACCGGGAACTGCGACGTCATCACCGTCGACCACATGCTCGCGATGAAGGACCAGGCGATCGTGTGCAACATCGGCCACTTCGACAACGAGATCCAGGTGGAGCGCCTCAACCGGGCGCCCGGCGTCGCCAAGGTCCCCATCAAGCCGCAGGTGGACCGCTACGACCTCCCCTCCGGCAGCAGCATCTACCTCCTGGCCGAGGGCCGGCTGGTCAACCTCGGGTGCGCCGAGGGGCATCCCAGCTTCGTCATGTCCAATTCCTTCACCAACCAGGTCCTGGCCCAGCTCGACCTCTGGGAGCACCGGGAGGAGTACAGGCCCGGCGTCTACCGGCTTCCGAAAAAGCTCGACGAGGAGGTCGCCCGCCTGCACCTGGAAAAGATCGGGGTGAAGCTCACCCGTCTCTCCCCGAAGCAGGCGGCCTACATCGGGGTTCCGGTCGAGGGACCCTACAAGCCGGAGCACTACCGGTACTAG
- a CDS encoding twin-arginine translocation pathway signal, which produces MAAARVLLLLIFGLASVACPHRARPVGAGALAVRAEPISCFDEGDPSRSRFGALSFIGGLELSSDDGAFGGLSALRLEPGGERFVALSDRAYWLRGRIVARDGVPLGIAGAEMGPVLAPDGRPAERWDTESLALDGGDAWVGIERLDAVARFAFGRSGLLAPARLIDLPPGAAALPPNQGLEALVFVPRELPLGGSLIGISERALDGEGNIAAFIIGGPRPGMFHVRRSDGFDVSDAALLPGGDLLLLERRFTLTGGFAARIRRLPEALLRPGPPADGPVLFLADRRHRIDNLEALDVHRCASGRLLLTLLSDDNYAPIQKTLLLRFELAETP; this is translated from the coding sequence ATGGCGGCCGCGCGAGTGCTTCTCCTGCTGATTTTCGGGCTGGCCTCCGTGGCCTGCCCGCACAGGGCCCGGCCCGTCGGGGCCGGCGCCCTGGCCGTCCGGGCCGAACCGATCTCCTGTTTCGACGAGGGCGACCCCTCCCGCTCCCGCTTCGGCGCCCTTTCCTTCATCGGCGGCCTGGAGCTCTCCTCCGACGACGGCGCCTTCGGGGGCCTGTCCGCCCTGCGCCTCGAGCCGGGCGGGGAGCGCTTCGTCGCCCTCTCCGACCGCGCCTACTGGCTGCGGGGGCGCATCGTCGCCCGCGACGGCGTCCCCCTCGGGATCGCCGGGGCCGAAATGGGCCCCGTCCTCGCCCCCGACGGCCGCCCCGCCGAGCGCTGGGACACGGAATCGCTCGCCCTCGACGGCGGCGACGCCTGGGTGGGGATCGAACGCCTCGACGCCGTCGCCCGTTTCGCTTTCGGCCGCTCCGGCCTCCTCGCCCCCGCCCGCCTGATCGATCTCCCTCCCGGGGCCGCGGCGCTCCCCCCCAACCAGGGGCTGGAGGCGCTGGTGTTCGTGCCCCGGGAGCTCCCCCTGGGCGGCTCCCTGATCGGGATCTCCGAACGCGCCCTCGACGGGGAGGGGAATATCGCCGCCTTCATCATCGGGGGGCCGCGGCCGGGAATGTTCCATGTCCGGCGCTCGGACGGCTTCGACGTGAGCGACGCCGCGCTCCTCCCCGGCGGCGACCTCCTCCTGCTCGAGCGGCGCTTCACCCTGACCGGAGGGTTCGCGGCCCGCATCCGCCGCCTCCCCGAAGCGCTGCTCCGGCCCGGGCCGCCGGCGGACGGGCCCGTCCTCTTCCTCGCCGACCGCCGCCACCGGATCGACAACCTGGAAGCGCTCGACGTGCACCGCTGCGCCTCGGGCAGGCTCCTGCTCACCCTGCTGTCGGACGACAACTACGCCCCCATCCAGAAAACCCTTCTTCTCCGCTTTGAGCTGGCGGAGACGCCCTGA
- a CDS encoding metalloregulator ArsR/SmtB family transcription factor has translation MVPVLKSLRALADPTRLRMVALLEGEELSVQELQEITRLGQSRISTHLGLLQESGLVRCRREGKRAFYRVAGELEPPTADIVRAAVAGAAELEERAADRVNLRRVLRRRRERAEVYFNQVAGRFDRVYGPGRSWQGFGHLLLRILPPLEVADLGSGEGLLAELLARRCRRVIAVDNSEKIVKFGAAKARKNGILNLEFRLGDLQDPPIAPGSVDLVILSQALHHAADPAAAVAAAYRLLRRPGRILILDLLRHGFEQARESYGDAWLGFAESDLEQWLEGAGFRDIDISVVAREEEAPHFQTLLAEGRK, from the coding sequence ATGGTGCCGGTCCTGAAATCGTTGCGCGCGCTCGCGGATCCCACGCGCCTGAGGATGGTGGCCCTCCTCGAGGGGGAGGAACTGTCGGTGCAGGAACTGCAGGAAATCACCCGGCTGGGCCAGTCGAGGATTTCGACCCATCTCGGGCTGCTGCAGGAATCGGGCCTGGTCCGCTGCCGCCGCGAGGGGAAGCGGGCGTTCTACCGGGTGGCCGGGGAACTGGAGCCCCCCACGGCCGACATCGTGCGCGCGGCCGTGGCCGGGGCCGCGGAGCTCGAGGAGCGCGCGGCCGACCGGGTCAACCTCAGGCGGGTCCTGAGGCGGCGGCGGGAGCGGGCGGAGGTCTACTTCAACCAGGTGGCGGGGCGCTTCGACCGGGTCTACGGCCCGGGGCGCTCCTGGCAGGGGTTCGGGCACCTGCTGCTGCGCATCCTCCCCCCGCTCGAGGTGGCCGATCTCGGTTCGGGGGAGGGGCTGCTGGCCGAACTGCTCGCGCGGCGGTGCCGGAGGGTGATCGCCGTCGACAACTCCGAGAAGATCGTGAAGTTCGGCGCCGCCAAGGCAAGGAAGAACGGGATCCTGAACCTGGAGTTCCGGCTCGGCGACCTCCAGGACCCGCCGATCGCGCCGGGGAGCGTGGATCTCGTGATCCTGAGCCAGGCGCTCCATCACGCGGCGGACCCCGCCGCGGCGGTGGCCGCCGCCTACCGGCTGCTGCGCCGGCCCGGGCGGATCCTCATCCTCGACCTGCTGCGCCACGGCTTCGAACAGGCGCGCGAGTCCTACGGCGACGCCTGGCTCGGTTTCGCCGAGAGCGACCTCGAGCAGTGGCTGGAGGGGGCCGGGTTCCGCGACATCGACATCAGCGTGGTCGCGCGGGAGGAGGAGGCGCCCCATTTTCAGACCCTCCTGGCGGAGGGGCGGAAGTGA
- the sdhC gene encoding succinate dehydrogenase, cytochrome b556 subunit, with translation MQHRYKNNLGLWGWLGGGRYGADRYAYALHRLTGLGILAYFLMHIFVTGTRVDGPEAWESAMRFFENPLFRLGEFLVFLAFLYHAVNGIRLVLVELGLLVGKPGLPSYPYSHSVIRQRPVLVVAMVITAVLVLFAGADFLFLTK, from the coding sequence ATGCAACACCGATACAAGAACAACCTTGGATTATGGGGCTGGCTCGGCGGAGGCCGTTACGGCGCCGACCGTTACGCCTACGCGCTTCACCGCCTGACCGGCCTGGGCATCCTGGCCTATTTCCTGATGCACATCTTCGTCACCGGCACCCGCGTCGACGGCCCCGAGGCCTGGGAAAGCGCCATGCGCTTCTTCGAGAACCCGCTCTTCAGGCTCGGCGAGTTCCTGGTCTTCCTGGCCTTTCTCTACCACGCGGTCAACGGCATCCGGCTGGTGCTGGTCGAACTCGGCCTGCTGGTCGGAAAGCCGGGGCTCCCGTCGTACCCTTACAGCCACTCGGTCATCCGGCAGAGGCCCGTCCTGGTCGTCGCCATGGTGATCACCGCGGTCCTGGTCCTGTTCGCCGGCGCGGATTTCTTATTCTTGACGAAATAG
- a CDS encoding patatin-like phospholipase family protein — METTYRWILDSGGAGRGAWQGGVLYEFMRWCRLHGRYPRAAMGASVGGYAAADVATGTEETVMKGWRHWGTPARRGPKYGRFRALLAASTRYVMAERELEGVFDADPPLRLLIFTTRVRRLDGRPFGRADRLRFFLKAAMRKLPAGWKYLPSGYAEDPVIFAHPLPPELRSEGVRPLARGNYHRVIEASCLIPVAMGLPLAPGDLGQGDCPGDRGAVFIDGGYTLKMPLARFESDPALAPLARWAAADRTLVFCCDPGGALWETSSRLRRLDGEPAVRRAVRENRLLVIRPDHRVEAGFLCMDNETAFRTFERGREQARRLLRSAEVLRFLEG, encoded by the coding sequence ATGGAGACGACCTATCGCTGGATCCTCGATTCCGGGGGGGCCGGGCGCGGCGCCTGGCAGGGGGGGGTCCTCTACGAGTTCATGCGCTGGTGCCGCCTCCACGGCCGCTACCCCCGCGCCGCCATGGGAGCCTCCGTCGGCGGCTACGCCGCGGCCGACGTGGCCACCGGGACCGAGGAGACGGTGATGAAGGGGTGGCGTCACTGGGGCACCCCGGCGCGGCGCGGGCCGAAGTACGGCCGCTTCCGCGCCCTCCTGGCCGCGTCGACGCGGTACGTGATGGCCGAGCGGGAGCTCGAGGGAGTCTTCGACGCCGACCCCCCGCTCCGGCTCCTGATCTTCACCACCAGGGTCCGCCGCCTCGACGGCCGCCCCTTCGGGCGCGCCGACCGGCTCCGCTTCTTCCTGAAGGCCGCCATGCGCAAGCTTCCCGCGGGGTGGAAGTACCTCCCCTCCGGGTACGCGGAAGACCCCGTCATCTTCGCCCACCCCCTCCCCCCGGAGCTCCGGTCGGAAGGGGTCCGCCCTCTCGCGCGGGGGAACTACCACCGCGTCATCGAGGCCTCCTGCCTGATCCCGGTGGCCATGGGCCTCCCGCTCGCGCCCGGGGACCTCGGCCAGGGGGACTGCCCGGGGGACCGCGGCGCCGTCTTCATCGACGGCGGGTACACGCTCAAGATGCCGCTCGCCCGCTTCGAATCGGACCCGGCCCTGGCCCCCCTCGCCCGCTGGGCGGCGGCCGACCGGACCCTCGTCTTCTGCTGCGACCCGGGGGGGGCGCTGTGGGAGACCAGCTCCCGGCTGCGCCGGCTGGACGGGGAGCCCGCCGTGCGCCGCGCGGTGCGGGAAAACCGCCTGCTCGTCATCCGCCCGGACCACAGGGTCGAGGCGGGCTTCCTCTGCATGGACAACGAGACGGCGTTCCGCACCTTCGAGCGGGGGCGCGAGCAGGCCCGGCGCCTGCTCCGGTCCGCGGAGGTCCTCCGCTTCCTGGAGGGGTGA
- a CDS encoding RNA-binding transcriptional accessory protein codes for MMNIEQIVAGELSLGIGQVQSALALFAEGGTVPFIARYRKERTGEMNEVQLRALLERHTYLTELGERRGTILKSIEEQGKLTEGLKAKIEACMQKTELEDLYLPYKPKRRTRATIAREKGLEPLAARIRELNAAGAPDADLETEAAGYVNGETGVASAADALRGASDILAEEVSEKAELRRHLRDFLVSKGEFVSKIGEDRPAGTTKFEMYRDYRARVGEIAPHNMLALRRGEAEGVLSFTIEFDAAAVAAYLEEREIRTAAPGVREFLRAMLADAFERLMRATLVGEVRYEKKVAADRESIRTFETNLRELLLASPAGMKPTLGIDPGFRTGCKVAAVDGTGKLLEHVTIQPHKSDRERAEAARVLAGLIRTHAIELVAIGNGTAGRETEGFVGEVLGGLEKKPLKVMVSEAGASVYSASEAAIEEFPDLDLTVRGAVSIARRLQDPLAELVKIDPKSIGVGQYQHDVDQRLLREKLNDTVESCVNYVGVDLNLASRELLGYVAGISGAVARNIVACRNARGPYRSRQELLEVPQFGPKTFEQAAGFLRIRDGANPLDGTAVHPESYVIVERIAADLGVPLEKVTEDPAGLARLDLGKYVTAEIGEPTLRDIVAELEKPGRDPRAEFRYARFDEGVRELKDLVPGMELEGVVTNVANFGAFVDIGVHQDGLVHVSQLADRFVDDPKKVVKVGQIVKVRVLEVNEALKRIALSMKSPGRAGGRREGKGAGEKRAAAGGRRNASVGDLMARFNRPR; via the coding sequence ATCATGAATATCGAACAGATCGTAGCAGGGGAACTCTCGCTGGGAATCGGCCAGGTGCAAAGCGCGCTCGCGCTCTTCGCCGAGGGGGGGACCGTCCCCTTCATCGCCCGGTACCGCAAGGAACGCACCGGGGAAATGAACGAGGTGCAGCTGCGCGCGCTCCTGGAGCGGCACACCTACCTCACCGAGCTCGGGGAGCGCAGGGGAACGATCCTCAAGTCGATCGAGGAGCAGGGGAAGCTCACCGAAGGGCTGAAGGCCAAAATCGAAGCCTGCATGCAGAAAACGGAGCTCGAGGACCTCTACCTCCCCTACAAGCCCAAAAGGCGGACGCGGGCCACCATCGCCAGGGAGAAGGGGCTCGAGCCGCTGGCCGCCCGGATCCGGGAGCTCAACGCTGCGGGCGCCCCGGACGCCGACCTCGAAACGGAGGCGGCCGGCTACGTGAACGGGGAGACGGGGGTCGCCTCCGCGGCGGACGCGCTCCGGGGGGCGTCCGACATCCTGGCCGAGGAGGTCTCCGAGAAGGCCGAGCTGCGCCGGCACCTGCGCGACTTCCTCGTCTCGAAAGGGGAGTTCGTCTCGAAGATCGGCGAGGACCGCCCCGCGGGCACCACCAAGTTCGAGATGTACCGCGACTACCGGGCGCGCGTCGGGGAGATCGCCCCGCACAACATGCTCGCGCTGCGGCGCGGGGAGGCCGAGGGGGTGCTCTCCTTCACCATCGAGTTCGACGCGGCGGCCGTCGCCGCGTACCTCGAGGAGAGGGAGATCCGGACGGCGGCGCCGGGGGTGCGGGAGTTCCTGCGCGCGATGCTGGCGGACGCCTTCGAGCGGCTGATGCGCGCCACCCTCGTCGGGGAGGTGCGCTACGAGAAGAAGGTGGCCGCGGACCGGGAGTCGATCCGGACCTTCGAGACCAACCTGCGCGAACTCCTCCTGGCGAGCCCGGCGGGGATGAAGCCGACCCTCGGGATCGACCCCGGGTTCCGGACCGGGTGCAAGGTCGCGGCCGTGGACGGCACCGGCAAGCTCCTCGAACATGTCACGATCCAGCCCCACAAATCGGACCGGGAACGGGCGGAGGCGGCCCGCGTCCTCGCCGGGCTGATCCGCACCCACGCCATCGAGCTCGTCGCCATCGGCAACGGGACCGCCGGGCGCGAGACGGAGGGCTTCGTCGGGGAGGTCCTCGGGGGGCTCGAAAAAAAGCCGCTCAAGGTCATGGTGAGCGAGGCGGGCGCGAGCGTCTACTCCGCGAGCGAGGCGGCGATCGAGGAGTTTCCCGATCTCGACCTGACCGTCCGGGGGGCCGTCAGCATCGCGCGCCGGCTCCAGGACCCGCTGGCGGAGCTGGTGAAGATCGACCCCAAATCGATCGGCGTCGGGCAGTACCAACACGACGTGGACCAGCGCCTGCTCCGGGAAAAGCTCAACGACACGGTGGAGAGCTGCGTCAACTACGTCGGCGTCGACCTGAACCTGGCCTCCCGGGAACTCCTCGGCTACGTCGCCGGGATATCGGGGGCCGTGGCGCGCAACATCGTCGCCTGCCGGAACGCCCGCGGGCCCTACCGCAGCCGGCAGGAGCTGCTCGAGGTGCCGCAGTTCGGCCCCAAGACCTTCGAGCAGGCGGCCGGGTTCCTCCGGATCCGCGACGGCGCCAACCCGCTCGACGGCACCGCGGTGCACCCGGAGAGCTACGTCATCGTAGAGCGGATCGCCGCGGACCTCGGCGTCCCCCTGGAAAAGGTCACGGAAGACCCCGCCGGGCTCGCCCGCCTCGACCTCGGGAAGTACGTCACCGCGGAGATCGGGGAGCCGACGCTGCGGGACATCGTCGCGGAGCTGGAAAAACCGGGACGCGACCCGCGGGCGGAATTCCGCTACGCGCGTTTCGACGAGGGGGTCCGGGAGCTCAAGGACCTCGTCCCGGGGATGGAGCTCGAGGGGGTGGTCACCAACGTGGCCAATTTCGGGGCCTTCGTCGACATCGGGGTGCACCAGGACGGGCTGGTGCACGTGTCGCAGCTCGCCGACCGGTTCGTGGACGACCCGAAGAAGGTGGTGAAGGTGGGGCAGATCGTCAAGGTGCGGGTGCTCGAGGTGAACGAGGCGCTCAAGCGGATCGCGCTCTCGATGAAGTCGCCCGGACGGGCGGGAGGGCGGCGGGAGGGGAAGGGGGCCGGGGAGAAGCGGGCCGCGGCCGGCGGGCGCCGGAACGCCTCGGTCGGGGACCTGATGGCGCGGTTCAACCGGCCCAGGTAG
- a CDS encoding succinate dehydrogenase iron-sulfur subunit has protein sequence MSTSTESGKIKTIIFEVLRYDPEKGGTPHLQEFTVPLHKGMTVLDGLHWIKEHEDPTLTWRSSCRMGICGSCGMFINGLPRLACTNQITHLHSDRVVIKPLPNFDIIRDLVPDLESLFDRHRSVKPYLIRRDRIEQNSPTREYFQSSEELVNYIQFAYCIKCGLCLSACPTVATSEDYTGPQALTQGWRYLADTRDEGTEEHSEEVYSKHGVYRCHFAGACSQVCPKGVDPAMAIQLAKQAAFLKSMGLCKDKPGAPVTAPVENWVSEKEIPKPPEPTVARES, from the coding sequence ATGAGCACATCCACTGAATCGGGCAAAATCAAGACCATCATCTTCGAAGTGCTGCGCTACGACCCTGAAAAGGGGGGAACCCCCCATCTTCAGGAATTCACCGTCCCGCTCCACAAGGGGATGACGGTGCTGGACGGGCTGCACTGGATCAAGGAGCACGAGGACCCCACGCTCACCTGGCGCTCCTCGTGCCGCATGGGGATCTGCGGTTCCTGCGGCATGTTCATCAACGGGCTGCCGCGCCTGGCCTGCACCAACCAGATCACGCACCTGCACTCGGACCGGGTCGTCATCAAGCCGCTCCCCAATTTCGACATCATCCGCGACCTGGTCCCCGACCTGGAGAGCCTGTTCGACCGGCACCGGTCGGTCAAGCCCTACCTCATCCGCCGGGACCGGATCGAGCAGAACAGCCCGACCCGGGAGTACTTCCAGTCCTCGGAGGAGCTGGTGAACTACATCCAGTTCGCCTACTGCATCAAGTGCGGCCTCTGCCTGTCCGCCTGCCCCACGGTGGCGACCTCGGAAGACTACACCGGGCCCCAGGCCCTGACCCAGGGATGGCGCTACCTCGCCGACACCCGGGACGAGGGGACCGAGGAGCATTCCGAGGAGGTCTATTCCAAGCACGGCGTCTACCGCTGCCACTTCGCCGGCGCCTGTTCCCAGGTCTGCCCCAAGGGGGTCGACCCGGCGATGGCCATCCAGCTCGCCAAGCAGGCGGCCTTCCTGAAATCGATGGGGTTGTGCAAGGACAAGCCGGGCGCGCCGGTGACGGCGCCGGTCGAAAACTGGGTCTCCGAAAAGGAGATCCCCAAGCCCCCCGAGCCCACCGTGGCCCGGGAATCGTAG